In one Grus americana isolate bGruAme1 chromosome 1, bGruAme1.mat, whole genome shotgun sequence genomic region, the following are encoded:
- the XNDC1N gene encoding protein XNDC1N isoform X1, whose translation MAPVKISYVVSFSSQDPKYPVENLLCEDSLRPWLGCPQDRSRQLRVELQLERASPIGYVDVGNCGCAFLQIEVGRSSWPLDRPYLTLVPSVALMTPADSKLDQNRCGVRMFKEADFLAPAVGQKWDRLRLTCSQPFSKHSQFGLSFIRVRTPLDPEPPPPPPPSQQGLEDAEPTDGPWRSSPAFCQTFFPEPPSSSREEEQLKSRLQQLEPGAWSPAHLSRPAQMVLSAARSRALRPRTSTGMPGSDPELPAEGQGGSAVPGSAQDVPAAPVRAHQQADSRQGAPRPARRSLPAASRRARAGGRARARSHRERRARRGDSRGDSRHEGTGVCPICSGRFSLDLLPTHASRCGEEDPDAAWPSSLLALSSPDAWVSCPICGLPFGAAEVERHASTCGEQAGTSGTPSPRTG comes from the exons ATGGCTCCGGTTAAAATCAGCTACGTCGTGTCCTTCTCTTCGCAG GACCCCAAGTACCCGGTGGAGAACTTGCTGTGTGAGGACAGCCTTCGTCCCTGGCTCGGCTGCCCCCAGGAccgcagcaggcagctgagagtggagctgcagctggagagagccaGTCCCATCGGCTACGTGGACGTCG GCAACTGCGGCTGCGCCTTTCTCCAGATCGAGGTGGGACGTTCCTCATGGCCGCTTGACCGGCCCTACCTCACCCTGGTGCCCAGCGTCGCCCTGATGACGCCGGCTGACTCGAAGCTGGACCAGAACCGCTGCGGGGTCCGGATGTTTAAGGAAG CAGACTTCCTGGCGCCGGCAGTGGGGCAGAAGTGGGACCGGCTGCGGCTCACCTGCAGCCAGCCCTTCAGCAAGCACAGCCAGTTCGGCCTGTCCTTCATCCGCGTGCGCACGCCGCTGGACCCCGAgcctcccccgccgcccccaccCTCGCAGCAAGGCCTG GAGGATGCAGAGCCCACGGACGGCCCCTGGcgctccagccctgccttttGCCAGACTTTCTTTCCAGAACCACCTTC GAGCTCGAGGGAAGAAGAGCAGCTGAAGAGCcgcctgcagcagctggaaccGGGCGCCTGGAGCCCAGCCCACCTCAGCCGCCCAGCGCAGATGGTGCTGTCGGCGGCGCGGAGCCGGGCGCTGAGGCCCAGAACCAGCACAGGCATGCCGGGGAGTGACCCAGAGCTGCCGGCCGAGGGCCAGGGAGGCTCTGCGGTGCCAG GGTCTGCGCAGGATGTCCCCGCAGCGCCCGTGAGAGCCCACCAGCAGGCagacagcaggcagggagctcccCGCCCTGCGCGCAG GTCTCTGCCAGCCGCCTCCAGGCGggccagggccggaggaagaGCCAGAGCCCGTAGCCACCGAGAGAGACGGGCCAGGAGGGGGGACAGCAGAGGGGACAGCCGACATGAGGGGACCGGCGTCTGCCCCATCTGCTCAG GCCGCTTCAGCCTGGATCTCCTCCCCACACATGCCTCCCGCTGCGGGGAGGAAGACCCCGATGCAGCCTGGCCTTCCTCCCTGCTGGCATTGTCGTCTCCTGACGCCTGGGTGTCCTGCCCCATCTGCGGGCTGCCCTTCGGTGCGGCGGAGGTGGAGCGGCACGCCAGCACCTgcggggagcaggcagggacgTCGGGCACCCCGTCCCCCCGCACGGGGTAG
- the XNDC1N gene encoding protein XNDC1N isoform X2: MAPVKISYVVSFSSQDPKYPVENLLCEDSLRPWLGCPQDRSRQLRVELQLERASPIGYVDVGNCGCAFLQIEVGRSSWPLDRPYLTLVPSVALMTPADSKLDQNRCGVRMFKEDFLAPAVGQKWDRLRLTCSQPFSKHSQFGLSFIRVRTPLDPEPPPPPPPSQQGLEDAEPTDGPWRSSPAFCQTFFPEPPSSSREEEQLKSRLQQLEPGAWSPAHLSRPAQMVLSAARSRALRPRTSTGMPGSDPELPAEGQGGSAVPGSAQDVPAAPVRAHQQADSRQGAPRPARRSLPAASRRARAGGRARARSHRERRARRGDSRGDSRHEGTGVCPICSGRFSLDLLPTHASRCGEEDPDAAWPSSLLALSSPDAWVSCPICGLPFGAAEVERHASTCGEQAGTSGTPSPRTG, from the exons ATGGCTCCGGTTAAAATCAGCTACGTCGTGTCCTTCTCTTCGCAG GACCCCAAGTACCCGGTGGAGAACTTGCTGTGTGAGGACAGCCTTCGTCCCTGGCTCGGCTGCCCCCAGGAccgcagcaggcagctgagagtggagctgcagctggagagagccaGTCCCATCGGCTACGTGGACGTCG GCAACTGCGGCTGCGCCTTTCTCCAGATCGAGGTGGGACGTTCCTCATGGCCGCTTGACCGGCCCTACCTCACCCTGGTGCCCAGCGTCGCCCTGATGACGCCGGCTGACTCGAAGCTGGACCAGAACCGCTGCGGGGTCCGGATGTTTAAGGAAG ACTTCCTGGCGCCGGCAGTGGGGCAGAAGTGGGACCGGCTGCGGCTCACCTGCAGCCAGCCCTTCAGCAAGCACAGCCAGTTCGGCCTGTCCTTCATCCGCGTGCGCACGCCGCTGGACCCCGAgcctcccccgccgcccccaccCTCGCAGCAAGGCCTG GAGGATGCAGAGCCCACGGACGGCCCCTGGcgctccagccctgccttttGCCAGACTTTCTTTCCAGAACCACCTTC GAGCTCGAGGGAAGAAGAGCAGCTGAAGAGCcgcctgcagcagctggaaccGGGCGCCTGGAGCCCAGCCCACCTCAGCCGCCCAGCGCAGATGGTGCTGTCGGCGGCGCGGAGCCGGGCGCTGAGGCCCAGAACCAGCACAGGCATGCCGGGGAGTGACCCAGAGCTGCCGGCCGAGGGCCAGGGAGGCTCTGCGGTGCCAG GGTCTGCGCAGGATGTCCCCGCAGCGCCCGTGAGAGCCCACCAGCAGGCagacagcaggcagggagctcccCGCCCTGCGCGCAG GTCTCTGCCAGCCGCCTCCAGGCGggccagggccggaggaagaGCCAGAGCCCGTAGCCACCGAGAGAGACGGGCCAGGAGGGGGGACAGCAGAGGGGACAGCCGACATGAGGGGACCGGCGTCTGCCCCATCTGCTCAG GCCGCTTCAGCCTGGATCTCCTCCCCACACATGCCTCCCGCTGCGGGGAGGAAGACCCCGATGCAGCCTGGCCTTCCTCCCTGCTGGCATTGTCGTCTCCTGACGCCTGGGTGTCCTGCCCCATCTGCGGGCTGCCCTTCGGTGCGGCGGAGGTGGAGCGGCACGCCAGCACCTgcggggagcaggcagggacgTCGGGCACCCCGTCCCCCCGCACGGGGTAG